The Stenotrophomonas rhizophila genome has a window encoding:
- a CDS encoding ExbD/TolR family protein, with translation MAFSSGGGKGPMADINVTPLVDVMLVLLIIFIVTAPIMTYPIAVDLPQRVLNPPPQLVEPPPPIELRIDASNQVFWNNSPVATAELQQRMEQEVQRDPTNQPELRIDASPDSEYDVMAKVLAAAKNAQMKKIGFQQQQ, from the coding sequence ATGGCATTCAGTTCTGGTGGTGGCAAGGGCCCAATGGCCGACATCAACGTTACGCCCCTCGTGGACGTGATGCTGGTGCTGTTGATCATCTTCATCGTTACCGCGCCGATCATGACGTACCCGATCGCCGTGGACCTGCCGCAGCGCGTGCTCAACCCACCGCCGCAGCTGGTCGAACCGCCGCCGCCGATCGAGCTGCGGATCGACGCCAGCAACCAGGTGTTCTGGAACAACAGCCCGGTTGCAACGGCTGAGCTCCAGCAGCGTATGGAACAGGAAGTGCAGCGTGACCCGACCAACCAGCCCGAGCTGCGCATCGACGCCAGCCCGGACTCCGAGTACGACGTGATGGCCAAGGTTCTGGCCGCCGCGAAGAACGCGCAGATGAAGAAGATCGGGTTCCAGCAGCAGCAGTAA
- the cls gene encoding cardiolipin synthase, which produces MLATYPALADWLHWLDAFPHLRPLLIAAYVLYLLWLIGWIMLQKREPVATLSWILSLAALPYLGLFVYYLLGPQKVKRQRLRRGRARSGMEHYSSVCPPDADCTELAKIAQATTGLSPSSATEVEWLVDGAQTYAALLKAIAQARDHLHVEYYIFNPDHAGTALRDALVERAKAGVRVRLLLDAVGSSGIRTRFLKPLRDAGAEVAWFHPRQLLKPFKRPWMNMRTHRKLVVIDGRVAFTGGINITDEEDESRRPDAYRDLHMRLTGHVVRSLQLVFVEDWIYATGEPKERFNIAQLWPTDMPGRQDGAINAQVLVSGPDSGWETIHRLQVAAIHEARERVWLVTPYFVPGEAARMALTSAALGGLDVRLLVPKMSDSWFVTQAARSYFDELLQAGVKIYEYGPRMLHTKAFIADHDVCIAGSANFDHRSFRLNFELSMMISSAQCVAELEKILIAEFAASTPVRNDRQRSLWLHRVPEAFARLASPLL; this is translated from the coding sequence ATGCTTGCCACCTACCCCGCGCTTGCCGACTGGCTCCACTGGCTGGATGCCTTTCCGCACCTGCGCCCGCTGCTCATCGCTGCCTACGTGCTGTACCTGCTGTGGTTGATCGGCTGGATCATGCTGCAGAAGCGCGAGCCGGTGGCCACGCTCAGCTGGATCCTTTCGCTGGCCGCCCTGCCCTACCTGGGCCTGTTCGTGTACTACCTGCTCGGGCCGCAGAAGGTGAAACGGCAGCGCCTGCGCCGTGGCCGCGCGCGTTCCGGCATGGAGCACTACAGCAGCGTGTGCCCGCCTGATGCGGACTGCACCGAACTGGCCAAGATCGCGCAGGCCACCACCGGCCTTTCCCCCAGCTCGGCTACCGAAGTGGAGTGGCTGGTGGATGGCGCGCAAACGTACGCCGCGCTGCTGAAGGCCATCGCGCAGGCGCGCGACCACCTCCACGTCGAGTACTACATCTTCAACCCCGACCATGCCGGTACCGCGCTGCGCGATGCCCTGGTCGAACGCGCCAAGGCCGGCGTGCGCGTGCGCCTGCTGCTGGATGCGGTGGGCTCGTCCGGCATCCGCACGCGGTTCCTCAAGCCGCTGCGTGATGCGGGCGCCGAAGTGGCCTGGTTCCACCCGCGCCAGCTGCTCAAACCGTTCAAGCGGCCGTGGATGAACATGCGCACCCACCGCAAGCTGGTGGTGATCGATGGCCGCGTCGCCTTCACCGGTGGTATCAACATCACCGACGAAGAAGACGAAAGCCGCCGGCCCGATGCCTACCGCGACCTGCACATGCGCCTGACCGGCCACGTGGTGCGCAGCCTGCAGCTGGTGTTCGTCGAAGACTGGATCTACGCCACCGGCGAACCGAAGGAGCGCTTCAACATCGCCCAGCTGTGGCCCACCGACATGCCGGGCCGCCAGGACGGCGCCATCAACGCCCAGGTGTTGGTCTCGGGGCCGGACTCGGGCTGGGAAACCATCCACCGCCTGCAGGTGGCCGCCATCCACGAAGCGCGCGAACGCGTGTGGCTGGTCACGCCCTATTTCGTGCCGGGCGAAGCCGCGCGCATGGCGCTCACCTCGGCCGCACTGGGCGGGCTGGACGTGCGCCTGCTGGTACCGAAGATGAGCGATTCCTGGTTCGTCACCCAGGCCGCGCGCTCTTATTTTGACGAGCTGCTGCAGGCCGGGGTGAAGATCTACGAGTACGGGCCGCGCATGCTGCACACCAAGGCGTTCATCGCCGACCACGACGTCTGCATCGCCGGCAGCGCCAATTTCGACCACCGCAGTTTCCGCCTCAACTTCGAACTGTCGATGATGATCAGCAGCGCCCAGTGCGTGGCGGAACTGGAGAAAATCCTCATCGCGGAGTTCGCCGCTTCCACGCCCGTGCGCAACGACCGCCAGCGCTCGCTGTGGCTGCACCGGGTCCCCGAGGCGTTCGCCCGCCTGGCCTCCCCGCTGCTGTAG
- a CDS encoding ExbD/TolR family protein, with amino-acid sequence MAFSSGNSGGPMADINVTPLVDVMLVLLIIFIITAPLMSHKVKVDLPEANLVQKPEDAADRKGPITLAVKEDGSIYWNDEEIDKQTLESRLATAAQQTPQPPLNLRGDRTTKMRVINEMTKVAQEQGMLDVGFVATKEKGQ; translated from the coding sequence ATGGCTTTCAGTAGTGGTAACAGCGGCGGCCCCATGGCCGACATCAACGTTACGCCCCTCGTGGACGTGATGCTGGTGCTGCTGATCATCTTCATCATCACGGCGCCCCTGATGTCCCATAAGGTCAAGGTCGACCTGCCTGAGGCCAACCTGGTGCAGAAGCCGGAAGATGCGGCTGATCGCAAGGGCCCCATCACCCTGGCGGTGAAGGAAGACGGCTCGATTTACTGGAACGACGAAGAGATCGACAAGCAGACTCTCGAGTCGCGCCTGGCGACCGCCGCCCAGCAGACCCCCCAGCCCCCGCTCAATCTGCGTGGTGACCGCACCACCAAGATGCGCGTCATCAACGAGATGACGAAGGTCGCGCAGGAGCAGGGCATGCTCGACGTTGGCTTCGTGGCCACCAAAGAGAAGGGGCAGTAA
- a CDS encoding pyridoxine 5'-phosphate synthase: MTHLSVNVNKIAVLRNSRGGQDPDVLQAASACLDAGAHGITVHPRPDRRHIHAEDVLALSALTNARGVEFNIEGNPFAPPRPGYPGLLPLCAQTRPAQATLVPDSDGQLTSDHGFDFSRDADRLRPLIAELKSYGCRVSLFVDAGNPDLAQAADIGADRIELYTGPYAEAHAAGDATLMLALFADAARRAQAAGLGVNAGHDLSQENLRDFLQTVPNVLEVSIGHALISEALYAGLDATVKGYLALL; this comes from the coding sequence ATGACCCACCTCAGCGTCAACGTGAACAAGATCGCCGTCCTGCGCAATTCGCGCGGCGGCCAGGATCCTGATGTACTGCAGGCGGCCAGCGCCTGCCTGGACGCCGGTGCCCACGGCATCACCGTGCACCCGCGCCCGGATCGTCGGCATATCCACGCCGAGGACGTGCTCGCCCTCTCGGCGCTGACCAACGCGCGCGGCGTGGAATTCAACATCGAAGGCAACCCGTTCGCCCCACCGCGCCCGGGTTACCCGGGCCTGCTTCCGCTGTGCGCGCAGACCCGCCCCGCCCAGGCCACCCTGGTGCCCGACAGCGACGGCCAGCTCACCTCCGATCACGGCTTCGACTTCAGCCGCGACGCCGACCGCCTGCGCCCGTTGATCGCCGAACTCAAAAGCTACGGCTGCCGGGTCAGCCTGTTCGTGGACGCCGGCAACCCGGACCTGGCCCAGGCAGCCGACATTGGCGCTGACCGCATCGAGCTCTACACCGGCCCCTATGCTGAGGCGCACGCCGCGGGCGACGCCACCCTTATGCTCGCCCTGTTCGCCGACGCCGCCCGCCGCGCCCAGGCCGCCGGCCTCGGGGTCAACGCCGGCCACGACCTTTCCCAGGAAAACCTCCGGGATTTCCTGCAAACGGTCCCGAACGTCCTCGAAGTCTCGATCGGCCACGCCCTGATCAGCGAAGCCCTCTACGCCGGCCTGGACGCAACGGTAAAGGGCTACCTCGCCCTCCTGTGA